In one window of Romboutsia hominis DNA:
- a CDS encoding ferritin, giving the protein MISEKLFSQLNEQVNFEFYSSYTYLGMAAYAESIDLSGFANFFRVQAQEELFHAMKLYDYIFQKNGMVKLEEIAKPENDYENILDAFQRGYNHEQVVTSRFYELADTANEEREHATISFLKWFIDEQVEEENTFNSLLKKVRRCEGNTAALYMLDEELSTRVFTPPTNA; this is encoded by the coding sequence ATGATAAGCGAAAAATTATTTTCTCAACTTAATGAACAAGTTAATTTTGAATTCTACTCTTCTTATACTTACTTAGGTATGGCAGCATATGCAGAATCTATTGACCTAAGTGGTTTTGCTAACTTCTTTAGAGTTCAGGCTCAAGAAGAGTTATTCCACGCAATGAAGCTATATGATTACATATTCCAAAAAAACGGTATGGTTAAATTAGAAGAAATAGCTAAACCAGAAAATGATTATGAGAATATATTAGATGCCTTCCAAAGAGGATACAACCATGAGCAAGTTGTAACTAGTAGATTCTATGAACTTGCAGATACTGCTAACGAAGAAAGAGAACATGCTACTATAAGTTTCCTTAAGTGGTTTATAGATGAACAAGTTGAAGAAGAAAATACCTTTAATTCTCTTCTTAAAAAAGTTAGAAGATGTGAAGGAAATACAGCTGCTTTATATATGCTAGATGAAGAGCTATCAACTAGAGTTTTCACACCTCCTACTAATGCTTAA